From a region of the Odontesthes bonariensis isolate fOdoBon6 chromosome 4, fOdoBon6.hap1, whole genome shotgun sequence genome:
- the LOC142379282 gene encoding uncharacterized protein LOC142379282 produces MLNNMDLNAKDSFYPQFENCNTSSLGMENSARKDTQEMYVDAERGVPAQFGHEGTPATLKTEASNSEFAFNPCECPKDTYTPSSLAYSGSFYVEASQGAPCSTETLLSMITEIVGISTVPLLEVHESGNSRETYPSPAPLESSNAFGDSGAKRQTYTCPGPNHHVYSPDQTCPRYTDDQAGSQAQDPSTSQLSFGSSRAPNQKKTEPKSEAASFPVVIKNEFESSCYEWGTFSKSDCLETSFQTETFPMSSDFPPDQQMDVKDLLDTFPPICPNPEMEFKVEGGIKQEPCFSDTCSQSYSSPLYNNYLPPPPPMGLSSNLKPFPEPPQPSNQCDTLYASPALPSTIDSILYSSLLPDSFSQSYTNRVTKPPRARKSPAASHGSAKEKPFTCPMESCDRRFSRSDELNRHIRIHTGHKPFQCRICLRSFSRSDHLTTHTRTHTGEKPFSCDVCGKRFARSDERKRHGRVHLKQKEKMEIKPQVTNGTWPFTLPEGI; encoded by the exons ATGTTGAACAATATGGATTTGAATGCGAAAGATTCTTTTTACCCTCAGTTTGAGAATTGCAACACTTCTTCCTTGGGAATGGAAAACAGTGCGCGGAAAGACACCCAGGAGATGTATGTCGATGCAGAGCGGGGGGTACCTGCCCAGTTTGGCCACG AAGGAACTCCTGCAACCCTCAAAACCGAGGCGTCCAACTCGGAATTCGCTTTTAACCCCTGCGAGTGCCCAAAAGACACCTACACCCCCTCCTCGCTCGCCTACTCCGGCAGTTTCTATGTTGAGGCATCTCAAGGAGCGCCGTGCAGCACGGAGACACTTCTCAGTATGATCACTGAGATTGTTGGTATATCGACAGTGCCACTTTTAGAAGTGCATGAGAGCGGCAACAGTCGGGAAACTTATCCATCGCCTGCGCCTCTGGAGAGCAGTAATGCTTTCGGAGACTCTGGTGCCAAAAGGCAAACGTACACCTGCCCGGGACCTAACCATCATGTATATTCTCCAGATCAGACCTGCCCGAGGTATACGGATGATCAGGCCGGCAGCCAGGCCCAAGACCCGTCCACTTCCCAGCTTAGCTTCGGCTCCTCCCGAGCTCCAAACCAGAAGAAGACTGAACCAAAGTCAGAAGCTGCCTCTTTCCCCGTCGTGATCAAGAACGAGTTTGAAAGCAGCTGCTACGAGTGGGGAACATTTAGTAAGTCTGACTGTTTGGAGACGAGTTTCCAGACAGAGACCTTTCCGATGTCAAGTGATTTCCCCCCTGACCAGCAAATGGACGTGAAGGACCTTTTAGACACATTTCCCCCAATATGTCCCAATCCAGAGATGGAGTTTAAAGTGGAGGGGGGAATCAAGCAGGAGCCATGTTTCTCTGACACCTGTTCTCAGAGCTACTCTAGTCCCCTGTACAACAATTAcctcccaccaccaccaccaatgGGCCTCTCCTCTAACCTGAAACCCTTCCCCGAGCCTCCACAGCCATCTAACCAGTGCGATACTTTGTACGCATCACCAGCTTTGCCGAGCACCATAGACTCCATTCTGTACTCTTCTTTGTTGCCTGATTCATTTTCGCAAAGTTACACCAACCGTGTGACGAAGCCCCCCAGGGCCAGAAAGAGCCCCGCTGCCTCTCACGGCTCAGCCAAAGAGAAACCCTTTACCTGCCCGATGGAGAGCTGCGACCGGCGCTTCTCCCGCTCGGACGAGCTCAACCGGCACATTCGTATCCACACGGGCCACAAACCTTTCCAGTGCCGCATCTGTTTGCGCAGTTTCAGCCGTAGTGATCACCTTACCACCCACACTAGGACTCACACGGGGGAGAAGCCGTTTTCCTGCGACGTGTGCGGCAAACGGTTCGCCCGCAGCGACGAGAGAAAACGGCATGGACGCGTACATCTGAAACAGAAGGAGAAAATGGAAATTAAGCCACAGGTGACCAACGGGACATGGCCATTCACTCTCCCCGAGGGGATTTGA